One window of Marinobacterium aestuarii genomic DNA carries:
- a CDS encoding isocitrate lyase/PEP mutase family protein, translated as MRDERFRGILEASGLERLGSVYSPLTARMARDVGFEYGIVGGSIAAMALLGVPDISLISSTELVDFVRRITQSTSLAIIVDGDGGYGNPLNAMRLVADLEQAGAHAVTLEDTVFPVPQKKCTGPLVDPAQHAVKLKSAVQARKSLSFGIIARTSVLKNESIESVLDRISLYASTGVDAICLTQVEDINLLKRVSSSTDLPLMLINHNNEDLMSPAELNENRVRLYLSGHQSFEASLVASYLSYLSQRDNTSLSRVLGAKEIASIYNNETLYANLIEEFM; from the coding sequence ATGAGAGACGAGCGTTTCCGAGGCATTCTCGAAGCATCAGGCCTGGAGCGATTGGGCTCAGTCTATAGCCCCTTGACGGCGAGAATGGCCCGAGATGTCGGGTTTGAATATGGCATTGTGGGTGGATCCATTGCCGCCATGGCACTACTGGGGGTCCCCGATATCAGCCTGATTTCATCCACTGAACTGGTTGATTTTGTAAGAAGAATTACCCAATCGACCAGCCTTGCAATAATCGTGGATGGCGATGGAGGCTACGGCAACCCACTCAATGCCATGCGGCTAGTCGCAGACCTTGAACAGGCCGGCGCCCACGCGGTTACGCTTGAGGATACGGTATTTCCAGTTCCGCAAAAAAAATGTACAGGACCGCTGGTAGACCCCGCGCAACATGCTGTAAAACTAAAGTCAGCTGTTCAGGCCCGAAAGTCGCTATCCTTTGGGATCATAGCGAGAACATCAGTATTAAAGAATGAATCTATCGAAAGCGTTCTTGATCGAATCTCATTATATGCTTCAACCGGTGTAGACGCGATTTGTCTGACCCAGGTTGAGGATATTAACCTCCTGAAGCGCGTATCCTCATCGACAGACCTGCCCCTGATGTTAATAAACCACAACAACGAAGACCTAATGTCCCCTGCAGAGCTTAATGAAAATAGAGTAAGACTCTATCTTTCCGGGCATCAGTCTTTTGAAGCATCACTGGTCGCAAGCTACCTTTCATATCTGTCACAACGGGATAATACCAGCCTGTCCAGAGTACTGGGCGCGAAGGAAATCGCCAGTATCTATAACAATGAGACACTCTACGCAAACCTGATAGAAGAATTTATGTAA